Genomic DNA from Candidatus Binataceae bacterium:
AGGTCAATGTTGATTCTGGCGTCCAATGGCTCTTCTCTTTCCTGAGCGCCGACAAGAAGAAGACCTACTGCCTCTACGAAGCGCCTAATCCCGACGCGATTCGCGAAGCGGCGCGTAAGCTCGGAATTCCGGCCGATGTTATCGTCGAACTCGGCGACCAGAAGCTCGATCCGGGCGCGCCCGGATTGACGAGCCCCACGCGCCCGGGCTGACCTTCAGCTTAGGTGCGGCCTGGTTCTCTCTAGTGCGGCGCTGACTCGCTCGTTGAGCGCGCCCATGCCGAGCCCATGCGCGGTCTCAAAAGCCGCGTGAAGCAGCCCTAACGCCCGCTCGCGATCGCCGGA
This window encodes:
- a CDS encoding DUF4242 domain-containing protein codes for the protein MALYLIERNFAEQLNLTPDVASAVKQVNVDSGVQWLFSFLSADKKKTYCLYEAPNPDAIREAARKLGIPADVIVELGDQKLDPGAPGLTSPTRPG